A region of the Bacteroidales bacterium genome:
TTTGCCATCGTGAAAAGGTCATAATAACATTCTCAGGCGAGCAACTTGCAAACTCCGCCAGTTCCTTCCGGGTCAAAGAAAGCTGGAAGGTATTGCTGTGGTAAACATTCCCGGCCAGGTGAATGATAATGTCAGCAATCCTGCCTTCTTTATGCTTCGAAGCCAGGCTCACAAAGTTAACAATGGTCTTTTTAAACATCTCTGAGGTGATCTGAAGGAGGGTAAACGAAAACTGCGCATTCTGCTTAAGTAATTCAAGTACTGCATTGGATTCAATGAGGATTACTTCGCAAGTTTCGACTGCAACGATCGAAAACAGGTTATTGTTCTGGTAGAACAGATTCGCACCACCTAAGATCTTCGGAGAGGATACAATGGCCAGGATGAGGTTCTTGTTCAGTTC
Encoded here:
- a CDS encoding Crp/Fnr family transcriptional regulator, with product MEILSLKQKIGWLQELSLPFLTDEEINTIERASVRLTFKKGETIIKQGGQSTHVAYLEKGIVKFNFENELNKNLILAIVSSPKILGGANLFYQNNNLFSIVAVETCEVILIESNAVLELLKQNAQFSFTLLQITSEMFKKTIVNFVSLASKHKEGRIADIIIHLAGNVYHSNTFQLSLTRKELAEFASCSPENVIMTFSRWQKEDLIKCTGKVLEILDIDKLKLISKNG